Sequence from the Cucumis sativus cultivar 9930 chromosome 1, Cucumber_9930_V3, whole genome shotgun sequence genome:
GCCAGAAGTGTTCTTGTTAGCTGCTGGTCCGATTCGCATGGGTCTGGATGAACAGTGAACACCGTTCATCTCAGTCATAGCCCGAATTTGTTCAGACTCATCCCCAAACTTTACGAAACCGTAACCCTTAGTACGTCCAGTGAGCCTATCGATCACAACTTTAGCACCCTTAACTGAGTTATACCGTGCCCTAAATGTTTCTTGTAGCACATAATCAGTAACATCACCAGCCAAATCTCCCACAAAAATAGTGTAATCAGGAGAATCATCTTGTCGCTTCTCCCCTGCTGATGCCCAGttcaatctaaaattttgtgcCCCATTGGGCATGGCGGTGCCATTATAAGTTTGAAGTACTCTTTCCGCAGCTGGACGAGTTAAAAACTCAATAAAACCGTAACCCTCGGACTGGCCGGTTTGCTTATTCCGAATCACTTTCACGGAGGAAACCTGCAGATATAAACAACATCAATTAtaaacaagaaagaagaaagaagaaatggaaacgATTCTTGTCCACCGAAATCACAATGCAGTAACATGTGTGGGCACAAATCTTCAAGAACTCAAcctaataattataaaaccaAATCTTTTCCCAACAACAgcaatgaaaacaaataataaagacATATACACAAAAGATCTAAAAATGGGTGGCGTTGACTGACGTACCTCGCCAGTATGAGCAAAACAATTAAAGATATAGTTCTCGTCCATCCAGTACTGCAAGTCTCCGATCCAGAGCGTACGAACCTCATCCCCGTTGGCAGGTTGAGGGGGTTGGCCCTGTGGAGAACCAGCCTGCGGCTGTTGAGGCCACATCTGAGGAACAGGCTGTGCTTGCGGGGGCTGAGGCTGCATCATCATGTAAGGAGGTTGCTGTTGTTGGTACTGAGGAGCCTGGTGAGGAATGTTGTGAGGAGCAACACCAGGAGCAGGCTGCATCGTTATGGAGAaggggagaaaagaaaaacaaatctcCTTAGGATGGGGAGacggagaaagaaaaagagagtggTGGGTGTGTCGTTCGGACAAAGAGAGAAACCCTAACCCTAGAAGCCGAGAAGGAGGCGAAAAGGGAGGAAAGCAAAAGGAATGGGATCGGTAGGAATCGATTAGATTtatcgttttttttcttttcacttatCTGAAAGGTTTGAGGCCGTGGTTTTAGAGCAATGGGCCCCACGTCCAGGGCGAACTTCGTATTGACGCTCAAAGAAACCAACCAATCAGAAAACGAGCTCATGGATGTGAAGATGAAACCAACCTCACAC
This genomic interval carries:
- the LOC101212809 gene encoding polyadenylate-binding protein RBP45, with the translated sequence MQPAPGVAPHNIPHQAPQYQQQQPPYMMMQPQPPQAQPVPQMWPQQPQAGSPQGQPPQPANGDEVRTLWIGDLQYWMDENYIFNCFAHTGEVSSVKVIRNKQTGQSEGYGFIEFLTRPAAERVLQTYNGTAMPNGAQNFRLNWASAGEKRQDDSPDYTIFVGDLAGDVTDYVLQETFRARYNSVKGAKVVIDRLTGRTKGYGFVKFGDESEQIRAMTEMNGVHCSSRPMRIGPAANKNTSGSQQFSKTSYQNPPGTQNENDPNNTTIFVGNLDSNVTDEHLRQVFSQYGELVHVKIPAGKRCGFVQFSDRSCAEEALRILNGTPIGGQNIRLSWGRSPSNKQPQADPNQWNGGGGGGGGYYGYGQGYENYSYAPAAQDPNMFYSGYGGYGNYQQPATQQPSQQQGGYM